Proteins encoded together in one Ipomoea triloba cultivar NCNSP0323 chromosome 4, ASM357664v1 window:
- the LOC116014979 gene encoding nuclear transport factor 2-like isoform X3 produces the protein MATVAAPEVAAQPAVSAQVVGNAFVQQYYHILHHSPDLVYRFYQDISKLGRPEEDGSMSSTTTMQAINDKILSLNYADLRAEIKSIDAQESFNGGVSVLVTGYLTGKDNEIRNFSQSFFLAPQDRGYFVLNDMFRYVDTINQHDKSHIPVVPSTPEPSPPEQDNHVVEHNTASIEEPNGEVVSPAENGDVAVVEEEEVPVAEVVNEVEEDSHVAVESNNKVEEVPKKLYSQIVQELKENAASFSPPPASAPRKPVVKNVEQVNQSPAPVANGPDNSGSFDAINNQEPEAADGHSIYIKGLPLTATVSVLAEEFKKFGPIKNGGIQVRSNRGFCFGFVEFEEANAVQKAIEASPIPIGGRQAVVEEKRSTNSRAGSNNRRFLPGRGSGFRNEGVRGRGNYGGGRGYNRGEFNGRNEFNNRGGNRGGPLNRGGDAYQRVDNAGSNGGRMNRAGGMPNGTAKAMAPRVSATA, from the exons ATGGCGACAGTAGCAGCTCCAGAGGTGGCGGCGCAACCGGCGGTCTCTGCCCAAGTC GTGGGCAACGCGTTTGTGCAGCAGTATTATCATATACTGCACCACTCTCCGGACCTCGTTTACAGGTTTTATCAGGATATAAGTAAACTAGGCCGCCCTGAGGAAGATGGATCCATGAGCAGCACTACCACAATGCAA GCAATCAATGACAAGATACTCTCTCTTAATTATGCGGACTTAAGAGCTGAAATAAAGTCTATTGATGCCCAAGAATCTTTTAATGGAGGGGTATCTGTTCTTGTTACTGGGTATCTGACTGGGAAGGATAATGAGATCCGAAACTTCTCACAGTCTTTCTTTCTTGCACCACAAGATCGGGGGTACTTTGTATTGAATGACATGTTTCGATATGTGGACACCATCAATCAACATGATAAGAGCCATATTCCAGTGGTTCCTTCTACTCCAGAGCCAA GTCCTCCAGAGCAAGATAATCATGTAGTGGAGCATAACACGGCATCAATAGAGGAACCTAATGGAGAAGTGGTCAGCCCGGCTGAGAATGGAGATGTAGCTGTTGTGGAAGAGGAGGAAGTTCCTGTGGCTGAGGTTGTTAATGAAGTAGAGGAGGATTCACATGTGGCAGTTGAATCAAACAACAAAGTCGAAGAAGTGCCCAAGAAATTGTATTCTCAAATT GTCCAAGAGCTCAAAGAAAATGCGGCTTCTTTCTCCCCTCCCCCTGCCTCAGCTCCACGGAAGCCTGTAGTCAAGAATGTAGAGCAAGTGAATCAATCTCCAGCCCCTGTAGCTAATGGTCCAGATAATTCAGGATCTTTTGATGCCATAAATAATCAAGAACCAGAAG CAGCTGATGGCCATTCAATCTACATCAAGGGGCTGCCTTTGACTGCTACAGTGTCTGTCCTTGCTGAAGAGTTCAAGAAATTTGGACCTATCAAGAACGGTGGCATTCAAGTCAGAAGTAACAGA GGATTTTGTTTTGGCTTTGTGGAATTTGAAGAGGCAAATGCTGTGCAAAAAGCAATTGAG GCTTCTCCAATTCCAATTGGTGGACGCCAAGCTGTTGTTGAGGAGAAGCGGTCTACTAATTCACGAG CTGGAAGCAATAATAGAAGGTTCTTACCTGGGCGGGGTTCTGGATTCAGAAATGAAGGAGTGAGAGGGCGAGGAAATTATGGAGGTGGCAGGGGGTATAACAGAGGAGAGTTTAACGGCAGGAATGAATTCAACAACAGAGGTGGGAATCGCGGAGGACCATTGAACCGTGGAGGTGATGCATATCAGAGGGTTGACAATGCTGGAAGCAACGGTGGTCGCATGAATCGTGCTGGTGGTATGCCTAATGGTACCGCAAAAGCCATGGCACCACGAGTATCTGCTACTGCGTGA
- the LOC116014979 gene encoding nuclear transport factor 2-like isoform X2 has product MATVAAPEVAAQPAVSAQVVGNAFVQQYYHILHHSPDLVYRFYQDISKLGRPEEDGSMSSTTTMQAINDKILSLNYADLRAEIKSIDAQESFNGGVSVLVTGYLTGKDNEIRNFSQSFFLAPQDRGYFVLNDMFRYVDTINQHDKSHIPVVPSTPEPSPPEQDNHVVEHNTASIEEPNGEVVSPAENGDVAVVEEEEVPVAEVVNEVEEDSHVAVESNNKVEEVPKKLYSQIVQELKENAASFSPPPASAPRKPVVKNVEQVNQSPAPVANGPDNSGSFDAINNQEPEADGHSIYIKGLPLTATVSVLAEEFKKFGPIKNGGIQVRSNRQQGFCFGFVEFEEANAVQKAIEASPIPIGGRQAVVEEKRSTNSRAGSNNRRFLPGRGSGFRNEGVRGRGNYGGGRGYNRGEFNGRNEFNNRGGNRGGPLNRGGDAYQRVDNAGSNGGRMNRAGGMPNGTAKAMAPRVSATA; this is encoded by the exons ATGGCGACAGTAGCAGCTCCAGAGGTGGCGGCGCAACCGGCGGTCTCTGCCCAAGTC GTGGGCAACGCGTTTGTGCAGCAGTATTATCATATACTGCACCACTCTCCGGACCTCGTTTACAGGTTTTATCAGGATATAAGTAAACTAGGCCGCCCTGAGGAAGATGGATCCATGAGCAGCACTACCACAATGCAA GCAATCAATGACAAGATACTCTCTCTTAATTATGCGGACTTAAGAGCTGAAATAAAGTCTATTGATGCCCAAGAATCTTTTAATGGAGGGGTATCTGTTCTTGTTACTGGGTATCTGACTGGGAAGGATAATGAGATCCGAAACTTCTCACAGTCTTTCTTTCTTGCACCACAAGATCGGGGGTACTTTGTATTGAATGACATGTTTCGATATGTGGACACCATCAATCAACATGATAAGAGCCATATTCCAGTGGTTCCTTCTACTCCAGAGCCAA GTCCTCCAGAGCAAGATAATCATGTAGTGGAGCATAACACGGCATCAATAGAGGAACCTAATGGAGAAGTGGTCAGCCCGGCTGAGAATGGAGATGTAGCTGTTGTGGAAGAGGAGGAAGTTCCTGTGGCTGAGGTTGTTAATGAAGTAGAGGAGGATTCACATGTGGCAGTTGAATCAAACAACAAAGTCGAAGAAGTGCCCAAGAAATTGTATTCTCAAATT GTCCAAGAGCTCAAAGAAAATGCGGCTTCTTTCTCCCCTCCCCCTGCCTCAGCTCCACGGAAGCCTGTAGTCAAGAATGTAGAGCAAGTGAATCAATCTCCAGCCCCTGTAGCTAATGGTCCAGATAATTCAGGATCTTTTGATGCCATAAATAATCAAGAACCAGAAG CTGATGGCCATTCAATCTACATCAAGGGGCTGCCTTTGACTGCTACAGTGTCTGTCCTTGCTGAAGAGTTCAAGAAATTTGGACCTATCAAGAACGGTGGCATTCAAGTCAGAAGTAACAGA CAACAGGGATTTTGTTTTGGCTTTGTGGAATTTGAAGAGGCAAATGCTGTGCAAAAAGCAATTGAG GCTTCTCCAATTCCAATTGGTGGACGCCAAGCTGTTGTTGAGGAGAAGCGGTCTACTAATTCACGAG CTGGAAGCAATAATAGAAGGTTCTTACCTGGGCGGGGTTCTGGATTCAGAAATGAAGGAGTGAGAGGGCGAGGAAATTATGGAGGTGGCAGGGGGTATAACAGAGGAGAGTTTAACGGCAGGAATGAATTCAACAACAGAGGTGGGAATCGCGGAGGACCATTGAACCGTGGAGGTGATGCATATCAGAGGGTTGACAATGCTGGAAGCAACGGTGGTCGCATGAATCGTGCTGGTGGTATGCCTAATGGTACCGCAAAAGCCATGGCACCACGAGTATCTGCTACTGCGTGA
- the LOC116014979 gene encoding nuclear transport factor 2-like isoform X1, which produces MATVAAPEVAAQPAVSAQVVGNAFVQQYYHILHHSPDLVYRFYQDISKLGRPEEDGSMSSTTTMQAINDKILSLNYADLRAEIKSIDAQESFNGGVSVLVTGYLTGKDNEIRNFSQSFFLAPQDRGYFVLNDMFRYVDTINQHDKSHIPVVPSTPEPSPPEQDNHVVEHNTASIEEPNGEVVSPAENGDVAVVEEEEVPVAEVVNEVEEDSHVAVESNNKVEEVPKKLYSQIVQELKENAASFSPPPASAPRKPVVKNVEQVNQSPAPVANGPDNSGSFDAINNQEPEAADGHSIYIKGLPLTATVSVLAEEFKKFGPIKNGGIQVRSNRQQGFCFGFVEFEEANAVQKAIEASPIPIGGRQAVVEEKRSTNSRAGSNNRRFLPGRGSGFRNEGVRGRGNYGGGRGYNRGEFNGRNEFNNRGGNRGGPLNRGGDAYQRVDNAGSNGGRMNRAGGMPNGTAKAMAPRVSATA; this is translated from the exons ATGGCGACAGTAGCAGCTCCAGAGGTGGCGGCGCAACCGGCGGTCTCTGCCCAAGTC GTGGGCAACGCGTTTGTGCAGCAGTATTATCATATACTGCACCACTCTCCGGACCTCGTTTACAGGTTTTATCAGGATATAAGTAAACTAGGCCGCCCTGAGGAAGATGGATCCATGAGCAGCACTACCACAATGCAA GCAATCAATGACAAGATACTCTCTCTTAATTATGCGGACTTAAGAGCTGAAATAAAGTCTATTGATGCCCAAGAATCTTTTAATGGAGGGGTATCTGTTCTTGTTACTGGGTATCTGACTGGGAAGGATAATGAGATCCGAAACTTCTCACAGTCTTTCTTTCTTGCACCACAAGATCGGGGGTACTTTGTATTGAATGACATGTTTCGATATGTGGACACCATCAATCAACATGATAAGAGCCATATTCCAGTGGTTCCTTCTACTCCAGAGCCAA GTCCTCCAGAGCAAGATAATCATGTAGTGGAGCATAACACGGCATCAATAGAGGAACCTAATGGAGAAGTGGTCAGCCCGGCTGAGAATGGAGATGTAGCTGTTGTGGAAGAGGAGGAAGTTCCTGTGGCTGAGGTTGTTAATGAAGTAGAGGAGGATTCACATGTGGCAGTTGAATCAAACAACAAAGTCGAAGAAGTGCCCAAGAAATTGTATTCTCAAATT GTCCAAGAGCTCAAAGAAAATGCGGCTTCTTTCTCCCCTCCCCCTGCCTCAGCTCCACGGAAGCCTGTAGTCAAGAATGTAGAGCAAGTGAATCAATCTCCAGCCCCTGTAGCTAATGGTCCAGATAATTCAGGATCTTTTGATGCCATAAATAATCAAGAACCAGAAG CAGCTGATGGCCATTCAATCTACATCAAGGGGCTGCCTTTGACTGCTACAGTGTCTGTCCTTGCTGAAGAGTTCAAGAAATTTGGACCTATCAAGAACGGTGGCATTCAAGTCAGAAGTAACAGA CAACAGGGATTTTGTTTTGGCTTTGTGGAATTTGAAGAGGCAAATGCTGTGCAAAAAGCAATTGAG GCTTCTCCAATTCCAATTGGTGGACGCCAAGCTGTTGTTGAGGAGAAGCGGTCTACTAATTCACGAG CTGGAAGCAATAATAGAAGGTTCTTACCTGGGCGGGGTTCTGGATTCAGAAATGAAGGAGTGAGAGGGCGAGGAAATTATGGAGGTGGCAGGGGGTATAACAGAGGAGAGTTTAACGGCAGGAATGAATTCAACAACAGAGGTGGGAATCGCGGAGGACCATTGAACCGTGGAGGTGATGCATATCAGAGGGTTGACAATGCTGGAAGCAACGGTGGTCGCATGAATCGTGCTGGTGGTATGCCTAATGGTACCGCAAAAGCCATGGCACCACGAGTATCTGCTACTGCGTGA